A stretch of DNA from Ailuropoda melanoleuca isolate Jingjing chromosome X, ASM200744v2, whole genome shotgun sequence:
aGCACATGTAGGAGCAGACCGCTTAACAGACACAAGTAACCAAAACTGAATTTAGGTAACATATTTTCTCACCCAAGACAATACAGAATCCATCAATACCTGTCATGTAGCTGGTACCGTTCTCGTACTTCTTCCAAAATGATTCTCTTAGGTCCCTCTCCTCcaattatgaaatttaaatctGGATATTTCTGACAGAGTTCAGGTATTATACCACTAAGCAAATCAGtccctgaaaatataaaataaagttgaatgttggaaatattaacatttaaactcaaaaaaatccatcagAACTGAGAAACCACTCACTTCGAAAAGGATTAGCTATGCCCTCCTTAAGTAGAGAAACTCTCAAACCTTCCCTGGGAAGGTGGAATGGCCAAACTACCAGGGGTCTCCCAAGAGTTGCAATTCTTAAAGATACATACAGGGATATCCACTGTTACCCAATACGTGGACTATCCTGTTTCATTCTAACATAACATTCTTTAGGTTATTCACTTGTGTTTACGCATCACCTACTTCTAAAAACGGTATTTGGGGTAGTTAACATTTAAGTTGTCTACAGAGCCGGACAGCTGACTGGAGATCTAGGTCTTGTCCCAGCCGCTTCATGAGCAAGCTCTTTGCTCGTGGGCAAGTTTTCTGATACTGAAAATGAAGAGACCAGATGTACCTGAAGTCCAAGGTCTCTTTCAGCTACAAAATTTCTACCAGTCTGTGTTCCACTTCCCACCACAGGAAAGGGCTAAGTGACAAAGTGTAACTGCAGCCTCGGCTTTGTTGAGAAGGCAGTTTGCACAGAGGATCTTATAAGGATCACGACAGTATTAGCCAAATATAAGAGCAGCCCGTCCAAACCTGCCGTAGCCCACTTAGTGAGAGTAAATGAAGTTGGCAGGACCTCAACTGCCAAACCGTTACAGTCCAGAGAACAAAAGGGTGCATCTTGGTTCCTGTTTCTTTAATGAAACACTCTTCTTATGATAGGTAAACACAACCTCAGGTGATAGAAAGCTGTAACATAAACCATGCCCTACCAGTCTGAAAGTGGCTATCCAAAGTGACAGCAATGCTGACACTATTTGGGAATTTAGGTCATTAACAACTATAAATTGGACACATTCAAAAGTGAAAGTGAATGTAAAATAACCCAGttcaagtttattattttaagaaatgcatacatatagACACGCATACATATAGACACGCATACATAAGAACTGTACTTTTTCTATCAATCTTCCCAAATACAGGCAgatcaattattaaaaaaagacgGTCGGAGAAATCATTTATACGGGGttatatttactaaataattcAAAGTAGGATTTAAGTAAACTCCGCcagtattttcaaaatgattgCATTAGCAAAACATAAATTCACATGCAGCTTTTCTGAATTACGAAGGCATCTCATTAAAATCATAGCTATCTTTATTTCAAGACAATTACCAAAGCCATCAACTGGATTTCTACATAAACCAGAAGGTGGCTTAATGACTTTTAACATTTAGCTTCATTTCATTcgttcactttctttctttcttttccttctcccttctaaTACAAAGGTTAAGAACCCATTCttcaaatgaaaaatgcaacacaggggcgcctgggtggcacagcggttaagcgtctgccttcagctcagggcgtgatcccggccttatgggatcgagccccacatcaggctcctccgctaggagcctgcctcttcctctcccactccccctgcttgtgttccctctctcgctggctgtctctatctctgtcgaataaataaaatctttttaaaaaaaaagaaaaatgcaacacATGCTGAGTAATAATCGTACTGCTGATAACAAGTAACATTTACGGAGTGGTTACTACATCAGCCTATGTCCCTGAAGTGCATTGTGTCATTTAATCCTGAGAgctgccttataagaaatgaaCTGATTAATATTATCAATGATCTATATTATTCTAAGAATAAAAGGTTTTTCCCAAACAATAAAAGATACTCTCCTGCCTCTAAGAAGAGCCTAACACGATGGAACATACAAAAGGGCTTTCAATCACCATGGTCAtacaaaatggacaaagaaaaaccGTAATTCAAACTGCTTTTGAAGCTCAGTCTAACAATATTTTAACGAATCTAATCAATCTACACGTACCTAGAGGCTGGGCCAGAGGTGAGGGGACAGGAGACCTTTAACTCACGAGCTGAACTCGTGTTTGTCATCTCTGATACTTACTGCGTAACCTGAGCGAGTTACTTaccctgagactcagtttctttgtctgttaCATGCAGATAACATCTACCCTACAGTTGTTGGGAGGGTCAAGTGAGGTACTGTACCATGCACAGGCTTTATCAACTGCAGAATATAAATGGAAGTTGTCATTACAGTAAGTGGGGTGTGCCTGCACAGGCACAGGAGCACCGGGAAACCCTGACTGAGGGCAAAACAGGCcctggagaagagggaggaaggcagcCAGAAAACCTGGGTGATAAGAACTGGGACTTATCCTCTCTCACTCAATACGTGGCAGTGGGCCTTTGAGAACTGGTCCAAAGGAAAACCTCCTAAggaaattaattagttaataagTAACGGACCATAAATACAGCTACTCACTTTTGGGCTACGGATGAGGCCGTTCCTTCTGAGAATGTTACGTTTTGCAAGGTGCCTGGCATATGGAGAGGGTTCAATATTTGTTAAAGCACTGAATTGAGAACAGGACAGGCGGTACCTTCACTCTGTGGCTGGTGGTTAGCTCACCTGGTTAAAATACCATCACTAGTGAAGTAAAGGTAACAGGTTTAATCTTTGTACAAATTGTTCATTTTGCTCTGATCCTCGACCATGCGTGCATCATACGCTTGCTCGGCTAGCTATCTCACGAAGGTATACTGTGTGATTAAAAGACAAACTAGGCACATTTTCCAAGGTACAACAAACACGTCACCAATATCCCAAGAGGGATTCCGAACAGAGAATGCTGGTCCATTCACATCTTCTTGATTCAAGAATGAAAGCACATCACGAGAGCATGCCTTCACCCCAGAAAACCCAGTTCACCAGTTTTCCCACCAACCACCGCTTAAGTGGATTGCTGGATCAACCAAGGCTGTTCCAAATATAAAGCCTACTGACCAAGGCCCATGTGTGGATTTCAGGCCGATCCCTAGCATACCGGGACCGCTGCGGATCCCACCGCTGAGCTTCGTGCTTACCAACGATCAGCTGCATTTGTCCACGTGTTTGACGCCAGTTACACTTGTTATTGCATTGGATAATTTAGTTAAACAGCACATAAACTGACAGAATAAGTTTCCACGAAGCTAAGCTGAACGGTTCAAAGAATTCAACAAAGCAAAGTTATGGAAAAAAGCTCTAGTCAGATTAGGGGGTATCTTAAACcactgtataaaataaaaaacaagttaaaaatccAGAAGTACGGAACTTCATATACCGTTACATTCTCaccctgcttaaaaaaaaaaacccaaattggCAAGTATAAATTATGCTTTTTTGAAAGAGATTGTGCCAGAAAGTTGATGCAGCTCCAAGCAGTGGACCAGGACTCTTAATGCCTGCAGGCTGACGTCAGATTATTGGCAACTCAGTGCACGTTAATAACATTTTGAGTCAAATTCAAGTATTTAAGGAAGGGTACATGTTATCTTCTTTATAATCCCCTACTTGAAGTGACAATTTTGACTACTGGACAGGTTTTCAAATACCATCCAGAAGACCAGTTAGGTTTTGAATAACCAGACTGTTCCAGGCTTCTAGTACACAAGGCTCTATGAATGCTACCGAGGTGTCCCGTAAGTGCTGCAGAggcactaagaaaaaaaaatcctccttggCAGACACTTATCAAACTCTGACTGGCCTAAGTACTTCAGGGGAACCATCACCGAACCCTCACAAGATTCCCCTTGTTGCCCAAatcatacaaatgaaaaaactgagactcagagatgttaagtagcTTGTCCTCACACAACGGGGTGCAGCCAGGATCAGACTCCAGGCTAACCCTCCTGCCTTCACCACTTACCTGCCTACATGTTCTTAACGTCTCAATCTGCGGCTAAATGAACTAGGCAAGCCGCAGAACAGCCACGTGTGGAACAAGCTCATTGACTTTGAGGATATGCATAAAACACAGGAGAGCTGCAGATCAGCACATTCATAAGGGTCATCCCTGAATCGTGCAGTCACAGCTGATTTTAGTTTTCAcccctgtgcttttttttttcaaaatacctgCAATGAAAGACATGACTTTTGCCCTCAGAAAGGGATATGTGGTAGGCTCAGCCTTTTACTTCTTACCACACATGCAGGGctgttttaactttaaaaagaccTGACCTATTAGACAACATCAGattactgtgtttatttttaagtaactattAAAGCATCAAAGTGGCCGAGGGGGGGCAGCATTCACCACCGttccaaaaatttctttttggatgTATAAGACAATATTGGACCTTTCTTTGCTATACTTAATGCAGAAGTAGTTATAAAACCATAGAACAAAACGAAAAGCCAAACAATCATTACATTCAAGTATTCAACAGCTTtctacaagaaaaacaaaaagtctgtGCAGTGCAATTGTCGCTGCCATTCCATTACCTTTTCTGTAAACAAGCCTGCTGACAACAACAACGGTTATTACGCTATCACGCCTTCTACACGGCTCTGGAGTGAAGTCGGTAGGGTCTACTGCATTAGGGATGACGGACACTATTTCAGGATTCAGCGCTGCTCTTAGCACAGTGTTTTCCTTACTAGTATAAGAGACACAAATTATGTGGTTTGTGTCACAGAGAGACACAGTTAGAAGCTTGTTTGTAAGCACCGAGCTGACATCAGCAAATCCAAAAAGAGAATGGTCCGTGAAGACTGTCTGGAGCCCCATTGTCTTGGCGTGGAAGAGGGCATCATGGGCCATGGCAGAAAAAGAACTATGTGAATGGATTATCGTGACTCTCTCCCGAACAAATATGTACCTGAGCAATGGCAGACTGTGAAAGAGGGTCGTGGCTGTAGATTGGTTGTACATGACTTTCAGAGGCAAGTAATAGACTTTGAGGCCATTAGTGAGGTAACGGATGCCTTTCCGGTCTCCATAAGCATGGGTGACAACTATGACTTTGTGCCCTCTTTCAATCAGGCACTGAGAGAGCTGGTAAATGTGGCTTTCCACGCCTCCCATGTTAGGATAGAAAAAGTCCGACACCATGCATATATTATGGGTACGGGTCCTATATGTCGAGAGACTTCCAGGGCTAACATGGGAGCGCACAGCTGAGGGAGGCTGGCCATGCCCACCTCCTCCTCTATATGCCATGCTGAGATGGTTTAGGCATTTGTCCTTAGAGCAACTCAGTAATGTGTCGTCTAGTTCCTGAAAGAGAGCATAAAACAAGATCTCAACTCAGAGACAAAATACATTACACTTTCCAAATCCAGATATAAACACTGTTTTATGCTAATGTAAATTTGCTAGCTTTCCccatagaaataaaacacaagcaTATAATGAAATTACTCATCTGACATTTACTTGCTTAGTACTTACTCTGTGCCATACAACAAAACTAGATTCCACAATAcccttacattttaattttgctttaaaaatactgctacatgtaattgtaaaaaaaattagtttgctACATCACAGTATAGAAGAATGTGCTATGCTAACAAACCAGTTCATTCCAATAATTAAATATACGgctctttccagaaaaagtttgccaaccctgcTCTAGAGCTTAGCCACTGATGCAACGGATCTCATACAATCTTGCTATTCACTTTGTGGCTTATACTAAAAAATACCTGGAGCTAGAAGTGTCTTTTTGACAGTAGCTTTTTCAAGTACCGCCTACAGCACATGCTGCAGACATCCATCTAcgttttcctcttccttcttcaaggATGGCAATAAActgctttcattctcttaacCTTTCTTTCAGTTACGTAGGCCTTTCTTCCAGAAGTGTCCTTCTCTTTGGTTTGAAGTCTAAAGATACGGGTTCAATTCGAGATGGACTGGATCTGGGGCCATTTTCTACATCTCAAGTAGGAAATATAGCTCTCAGGGGCTCTCTAGAGCCTCATCAGCACAAAATCCCCACTCCATATTCAGTACTATCAGAGACTCttacttttaaaactaaagaGTGTCTTGGAAAGCTAGTGAAAATCTTCCTCAGATTTACAGACGGAATTTCCACACCTTTGGAAACTGAACTATACAATGGAAAGCCATCCTAAAGGTCTGAGTTTCTGATTTCACCTGCAAACTCAGGAAATGCAAAGTAACTGCCTGTGTAAACTCTTAATTACCTATTCTTGCCAACAAAGTcatctctattttaaatatattctcagaaatactcaataagtgtttgttgacCTGAATTCACTAATTAAGATTCAAGATAACCAAATACTGCAATTCTTCAGTTTTGTACTTTTAAGTGGtttcagtaacattttcttaCTGTGGTTTGTCAACTAAACCTGAATTTCCAGTtgtattcaatttaaaaagatgagtgataaaaaaaaaagtgagtaaagAACCACATGAAATTATCTGAAGTTTTGTCATTAACCTGCAAACGTTCTGTGAGGAAGTCTGTCTACTTCCATCGAGTTATCACGCCTAACATTTTTATGGCGTAAAAGCTCAACAAACGGAACAATCAGAGAATCTTAGATTTTAAAGACGACGAGAAGCTTGGAGATGCAGGAATGCCTCCCTTGCTTTACAAATGAGAAGCCAAACAAGTTGAGCGATTTGACCAAGGTCTCCACCCAGCCACTTAAGTGGCAAACGCGAGATGGCCGTAAATCTACAACCATCCACGGCCAACGAGTCCCTGGGCAGTCAGTAGCAGAGGCTCCCAAGGAGCTTTAGGGAGACCCCGCGGGGGCTTGGGTCAAGAGGACGGTGCTTCCACACCCACATCCACACCCTGGGCGATACCCCGGCTTCACTCACTGAGAGGTCACCCGGGAGCGCCAGGGCCAAGGAAGGGACGACCCCGCTCCATCAGCGACCCCGCTGGAGTTAAGCAGGGTCGCCAGGCCAAAAAGGAGGAAGATGGCCAGACAGTGGGCAGGGAGTCCCGGAGCCCTTCACCCTGCCCGCCTCAGTCTCGGCGGAACCGGCTCCAGCGCGGCCGCCCCAGCGCACCCTCAGCCCCGCTCGACTCCGGAGGCTCTCGACCCAGACTTCCGAGCTTCTAAGCCTCGCCGGGTACGCCCCTTCCATCTCTGGCCACACTCCCACGGGTGCAGCACAGTCCCATCCGGAAGCGGCCGAGAGTGCCGGCGCAGGGTCAGACACGCACTTACCGGCGAGTCCCATGGCCGCCAGTGTCCGGACCTCCCGCGGCTGCACCCAGAGACCCACCCCGCTGCCCCAAAACACCAATCCGAGGCGTCCGCGCCCGAGCGCCGCGCCCCCGAGACGGCCAATCGCAAAGATGCGCTGGCGTCACGTGCAGGAGCGCCGCTCACTCCCCACCCTTCAGCGCGAGATGTAACGTCTGTGCGCGTCGGCACATGTTTTCGCAGTGTTCGCGGAGACTTGTTTTCTCTGCGTCGAAAGTAGTAATCCCTGGTTTAACCTTTCCTATGAATTCTTACTGTCGCGAATCCCTAGAAACCGTCCCTCTTCTCTTCTGACACAAGTAGCCTACCAGGAGCCTTCCTCAGGGTAAAGTCAGAAATCCCAGCGTGACTCGCAGCCAGCCTTTAGGGCTGCTGGGAGTTGTAGTCTGGTGGCCTTTGGAAGCGAAGCTGAACTTAGAAAACTCACTCCCAGGATGCACCGCACTTCTAAACCTGAATTCTGCGGAAGGTCGAGTGGCTCGCGTCTTGGTTACCTAGTTACGGCGTCTCTTTTCTGGAAGCCCGTATTCTCTGGCTTCGGACTGGGGAGACTTTTGGGGTGGAAGGCTACCGGGGTCGTGGTGGCGTTGTGTTTGTGATTATCTGTGCCGCAGCAGAACCGTTCTTGTTCTTAACCACCCTGCCAGGGTTTCCTgatgtagcaaataaaaatacacggataaagagtaaaataaaatcaaattttataaaaatttgaatttcagatactCTCTATACAAGTATGTCCTAAACATTGGAGACTTTACTAAAAAATTACTCGTTGATCTGGAATTTCAAACTTGACTGGGTATCTTGTATTTTATCAGGCAACCCTACACtccgaaggaaaaaaaaaactgaggtctGACCTGAAATATCAACTCCCACTCAAAACTGGTTCAACTGGCTATGATGGTGCTTGGCTAGGAGGCTAATGAATCCATGGAGTGGTCTGATGGCCATCCACCCCTTCCATTTGGTGCTTGGAGTTcccccccagctctgccacgCGTACGCTTTCAAGATCAGATGCCTTCCTGAGCATTATCACTGGCACCTCTTTTAAGCCTGTAGAAAGCCTATTCATCCCCTGAAAATTTCAGCTCCTTTCTGATGCCCTCCCCAAGCTTCCAGAGGGAATTAAATCCTCCCTCTTTTGAATTTTGATAGTACTTTGGCCATATGCTGGTATAGCAGTTACCGGGTGATATTCAAGTTGTTTTCCTGGCTGCCAGCCCCCGTCCCCCTCAACCTGATCCTCGAAGATGGTTCTTCTTGGGATCGCACACGGACTTCTCTCTGAAAACTGGCAATTGAATTTgcttgttaagtgtctgccctcccGGCCAGATAGTAAGCCGAGGCAAGGTTTGTTCCTGGTAACAGACATTGAATAAGTTTTAGTtgtattaatgaatttttttaatccaatacCGATACAGTCTCAGTACAAACACATTATATACCCAATAAAATGTATTGAAAATATTTGATGGAGTGTACCATATAAAAATTacagttcaggggtgcctgggtggctcagttcgttaagcgtctgactcttggtttcagttcagatcttgatctcatgagttgtgggatggagcccagcgtgTGGCTCCTCACTTGGGGGGAGTCTGCATGAagactctctccctttgctccttctctctctctctctctccttccctccctccgtccatctaaaactaaataaataaatctatttaaaaaattacagttcAATGATATAATTCAAAGAGCATTTTGGTTGTAGGATTTGAAGTGTATCAATGAGTTAACTTTAATGAGTTAAAGTTATTTAAGTCAAGTAGGAGTAGATATGCTGCACTGGGTTAGTATTGAAGCATCAGAGAATAAAGATAATGAAGGGTCAAGGATACTTATTCAAGCTTAATAAGTCGCAGTTGGTCGCGCAGATAGCACCAACACTACCAGATGCTACAGCATTGCTTTggtctccttttcatttttgcaaTAGGTTTTAAGACATGGCATGGGCAGAGACCCTGGAAAGTATAATAAGCCCATTTCTTGATCCCCTGGTTTGCCAGGGCCATAGTTCTAATCACAACACCCATTTGAAATTCTAAGATCCCGATACCAATTCTCCTTCAAAAGAGTTGTGATCTTTTTTcaaaacagaatattttctaCCTTTATCATCAAACATTTACCGAGTGCTGACTCTGTAAAAGGCTTTG
This window harbors:
- the PIGA gene encoding phosphatidylinositol N-acetylglucosaminyltransferase subunit A, translated to MAYRGGGGHGQPPSAVRSHVSPGSLSTYRTRTHNICMVSDFFYPNMGGVESHIYQLSQCLIERGHKVIVVTHAYGDRKGIRYLTNGLKVYYLPLKVMYNQSTATTLFHSLPLLRYIFVRERVTIIHSHSSFSAMAHDALFHAKTMGLQTVFTDHSLFGFADVSSVLTNKLLTVSLCDTNHIICVSYTSKENTVLRAALNPEIVSVIPNAVDPTDFTPEPCRRRDSVITVVVVSRLVYRKGTDLLSGIIPELCQKYPDLNFIIGGEGPKRIILEEVRERYQLHDRVHLLGALEHKDVRNVLVQGHIFLNTSLTEAFCMAIVEAASCGLQVVSTRVGGIPEVLPENLIILCEPSVKSLCEGLEKAIYQLKSGALLSPESIHNIVKTFYTWRNVAERTEKVYDRVAGEAVLPMDKRLDRLISHCGPVTGCIFALLAVFNFLFLLFLRWMTPDSLIDVAIDATGPKGAWTHHYPYSKKRGENDEMSKPR